From Scatophagus argus isolate fScaArg1 chromosome 10, fScaArg1.pri, whole genome shotgun sequence, a single genomic window includes:
- the LOC124065707 gene encoding DNA damage-inducible transcript 4 protein-like, with amino-acid sequence MSFSCNNSLDGSFPPSPAEDRGSKRLSWGSLLQRLTELKGINQRVTADHQCSRSETGSVADMSLSESDSSFFCYPLEETLATDVVATIAQSLSDASDILHCSKLILPDFLLHNISQELLHLAVSEPCGIRGALIDLCVDRGDQDSLCTVDQIAVDSTLVPTFHVTLVLRLESSGLWPKVQKLFKGSTSPQTRHQRHQNTLRLSTSFRAIKRKLYCSGELLIEECC; translated from the exons ATGTCTTTTTCTTGCAACAATTCTTTGGACGGCAGCTTTCCTCCGTCTCCAGCGGAGGACAGGGGCTCCAAGCGGCTGTCCTGGGGCAGCCTGCTGCAGAGGCTGACTGAGCTGAAGGGGATCAATCAGAGGGTCACAGCCGACCATCAGTGTAGCAGGAGTGAGACTG GATCGGTGGCAGACATGTCCCTGTCAGAATCAGACAGTAGCTTCTTTTGTTATCCCCTGGAGGAAACCTTGGCTACAGATGTTGTAGCGACCATAGCACAAAGTCTCAGTGATGCATCTGACATTCTGCACTGCTCCAAACTCATCTTACCTGACTTTCTACTGCACAACATCAGTCAAGAGCTGCTCCATCTGGCTGTCAGTGAGCCTTGTGGCATCAGGGGAGCCCTCATCGACCTGTGTGTGGACAGGGGGGACCAGGACTCTCTATGTACTGTAGACCAAATAGCGGTGGATTCCACCTTGGTTCCAACTTTTCATGTGACTCTAGTGCTGAGGCTGGAGTCCAGTGGATTGTGGCCCAAGGTTCAGAAGCTCTTCAAGGGTAGCACATCACCACAGACAAGGCACCAAAGGCACCAAAACACTCTGAGGTTGAGTACAAGCTTCAGGGCTATCAAAAGGAAACTGTATTGTTCAGGGGAGCTGCTGATTGAGGAGTGCTGCTGA
- the dnajb12a gene encoding dnaJ homolog subfamily B member 12a — protein MDSNKDEAERCIKIAQNAISSNHQDKARKFLEKAQRLFPTEQAKNLLESIAQNGKPPDENGSHVNGDGPTMRHRGHREEGDVSAQGATDSAKSYTTEQLEAVRKIKGCKDYYQILGVEKTASDEDLKKAYRKLALKFHPDKNHAPGATEAFKAIGNAYAVLSNAEKRRQYDQYGEERSHPSRHRHHHHDFEADISPEDLFNMFFGGGFPSSNVHVYRNGRMHFAHNNRQERREQQRDGGLALFVQLMPILILIIVSALSQMMVTQPPYSLSYRLSAGHIHKRHTSNLKVPFYVGDRFNEEFSGNNLKNVERSVEEDYISNLRNNCWKEKQQKEGLLYRARYFGDSELYQRAQRMGTPSCSRLSEIQVILDG, from the exons ATGGACTCAAACAAGGACGAAGCGGAGCGGTGCATTAAAATAGCCCAGAATGCGATCAGCAGCAATCACCAGGACAAAGCCAGAAAGTTTCTGGAGAAGGCACAGCGGCTGTTTCCGACAGAGCAGGCCAAAA ACCTATTGGAGTCGATAGCGCAGAACGGAAAGCCCCCAGATGAGAATGGCAGTCATGTGAACGGAGACGGACCCACTATGAGGCACAGAGGCCACAGAGAGGAGGGCGATGTGTCCGCACAGGGGGCCACAGACTCAGCCAAATCATACACTACAGAGCAGCTGGAAGCTGTCAGAAA GATTAAGGGCTGTAAAGATTATTACCAAATTCTGGGAGTTGAAAAGACTGCCTCTGATGAAGATCTTAAAAAGGCTTACCGAAAGCTGGCCCTGAAATTTCACCCAGATAAAAATCATGCACCTGGAGCCACAGAGGCATTTAAAG ctATTGGTAATGCCTATGCTGTGCTGAGTAATGCTGAGAAACGAAGGCAGTATGACCAGTATGGAGAGGAGAGATCACACccaagcagacacagacaccaTCATCATGATTTTGAAGCAGATATATCACCTGAGGACCTTTTCAACATGTTCTTTGGTGGAGGCTTCCCATCCA GTAACGTGCATGTTTACAGAAATGGAAGAATGCACTTTGCACATAACAATAGGCAAGAAAgaagagaacaacagagagat GGaggtttggctttgtttgtccAGCTGATGCCCATCTTAATCCTCATCATTGTTTCGGCTCTCAGCCAGATGATGGTCACCCAGCCTCCTTATAGCCTTAGCTACCGTCT GTCAGCTGGACACATTCACAAAAGGCATACATCAAACCTGAAGGTGCCTTTCTATGTGGGAGACCGTTTCAATGAAGAATTTTCCGGGAATAACCTGAAGAATGTTGAGAGAAGCGTAGAAGAAGACTATATCTCCAACCTCAGAAACAACTGTtggaaagagaagcagcaga AGGAAGGCTTATTGTATCGTGCTCGTTACTTTGGGGATTCTGAGTTGTACCAAAGGGCACAGAGAATGGGGACTCCCAGCTGCTCCAGACTATCTGAGATTCAGGTTATATTGGATGGCTAG
- the trmt2b gene encoding tRNA (uracil(54)-C(5))-methyltransferase homolog-B, with protein MHLAATRRKFVCVKRILYPLRQTCLLFSTNDTILAYKRKSPSKKQFRKPPWADDLSWEERLADVVTPLWRLKYDEQLELKQKHQERILSQLSGYLSGDLHSHPSSPVRSKLNFSVQPILPSPIRDGYRNKSTFSVNKGSDGNPKTVGFYIGTGKKGNIVCVNGDHLLNLPEKHKLAARCYQDFIRLSSLEPCLLFHAGGHWREITVRTNTQGHTMAIVHFHPQTLTPEEIAVHKADLVDYFIRGPGSVCQLDSLFFQESTMTQCTHEKSPYQLLYGQPHIYEEVLGFKFRISPDAFFQVNQAAAEVLYSTVRDLCVPNHEEGGGKTKIGGTLLDVCCGTGTIGITLSPMVDRIIGIELIERAVEDARHNAALSNVLNCEFFPGKAEVVLPRLMSQLNSADEGLVAAVVNPARAGLHYRVVRALRNQPHIRRLVYVSCKPDGEAMRNFRELCCAPDLQKKLTGEAFSPTLVVPVDMFPHTPHCELVLLFER; from the exons ATGCATTTGGCAGCTACACGCAGAAAGTTCGTCTGTGTCAAACGCATTCTGTATCCTTTGAGGCAGAcctgtctgttgttttccacTAATGATACTATTCTAGCCTACAAGCGGAAATCACCATCaaaaaaacagttcagaaaACCTCCCTGGGCTGATGATCTCTCCTGGGAAGAAAGGCTAGCTGATGTGGTCACCCCGTTGTGGAGGCTGAAATATGATGAGCAACTCGAACTCAAGCAAAAACATCAGGAACGTATCCTGTCTCAGCTCTCTGGGTATCTCTCAGGTGACTTACATTCACATCCCTCATCACCTGTCAGAAGTAAACTCAACTTCTCTGTCCAGCCTATTTTGCCATCACCGATTAGGGATGGCTACCGCAACAAGTCTACATTTTCTGTCAACAAAGGAAGTGATGGAAATCCGAAAACAGTTGGATTTTACATTGGCACTGGCAAAAAGGGAAACATTGTCTGCGTCAATGGAGACCACCTGCTCAACCTGCCAGAGAAGCACAAACTGGCTGCCAGGTGCTACCAAGACTTCATTCGCCTTTCTTCCCTGGAGCCCTGCCTGCTGTTCCACGCCGGGGGTCACTGGCGAGAGATCACAGTGAGGACCAACACACAGGGTCACACCATGGCTATAGTGCATTTCCATCCACAGACGCTCACCCCAGAAGAGATAGCAGTCCATAAGGCTGACCTGGTGGATTACTTCATACGGGGGCCTGgatctgtctgtcagctggaCTCGCTGTTCTTCCAGGAGAGCACCATGACTCAGTGCACTCATGAGAAATCCCCCTACCAGCTCCTGTATGGTCAGCCACACATATATGAGGAG GTGCTGGGCTTCAAGTTCCGCATCTCTCCTGATGCCTTCTTCCAAGTGAaccaggctgctgctgaggtgcTGTATAGCACAGTGAGAGACCTGTGTGTCCCAAACCATGAGGAaggtggaggaaaaacaaaaattggtGGTACTCTCCTAGATGTGTGCTGTGGGACAGGCACCATTGGTATCACATTATCACCCATGGTGGACAGGATTATTGGTATAGAGCTCATAGAACGGGCCGTGGAAGATGCGAGACACAATGCAGCTCTCAGTAATGTACTGAACTGTGAGTTTTTCCCCGGGAAGGCGGAGGTGGTGCTTCCTCGCCTCATGTCTCAGCTGAACTCTGCAGATGAAGGCCTTGTGGCAGCTGTGGTAAACCCTGCTCGAGCTGGCCTGCACTACAGAGTAGTCCGAGCTTTACGAAACCAACCTCATATCCGCAGGCTGGTCTATGTTTCCTGTAAACCAGATGGAGAGGCGATGAGGAACTTCAGGGAGCTTTGTTGTGCTCCTGACCTTCAGAAGAAACTCACAGGAGAGGCATTTTCTCCAACTCTGGTTGTTCCTGTGGATATGTTCCCACATACTCCTCATTGTGAACTGGTGCTACTTTTTGAGAGATAG
- the scdb gene encoding stearoyl-CoA desaturase b, with translation MTETENRNHHAGKQQNGGAMEETSTVEDVFDDTYREKEGPKPPRRLVWRNIILMSVLHVGALYGLTILPSASGLTLAWTAVCYLVSALGVTAGAHRLWSHRSYKASLPLRVFLALANSMAFQNDIYEWARDHRVHHKYSETDADPHNAKRGFFFSHIGWLLVRKHPDVIEKGRKLELSDLKADKVVMFQRRHYKLSVVILCFLVPTLVPWYFWGESLGVGYFIPGLLRYAVILNATWLVNSAAHMWGNRPYDKTINPRENRLVAFSAIGEGFHNYHHTFPFDYATSEFGCKLNLTTAFIDFMCFLGLAKDRKRVMKETITARVQRTGDGSYKSG, from the exons ATGACCGAAACGGAAAACCGGAATCATCACGCTGGCAAGCAACAGAACGGAGGGGCCATGGAGGAAACATCGACGGTGGAGGATGTTTTTGACGACACCtatagagagaaagagggcCCCAAACCGCCGAGGAGGCTGGTGTGGAGAAATATCATATTGATGAGCGTCCTACATGTTGGTGCGCTGTATGGACTGACTATCCTTCCTTCCGCATCGGGTTTAACTCTTGCATGGA ctgCAGTATGCTACCTTGTCAGTGCTCTTGGTGTGACTGCTGGTGCACACAGATTATGGAGTCACAGATCCTATAAGGCTTCTCTTCCCCTGCGAGTCTTTCTTGCTCTTGCAAACTCCATGGCCTTTCag AATGACATATATGAGTGGGCGAGGGACCACCGTGTCCACCACAAATACTCTGAAACGGACGCAGACCCCCACAATGCCAAGAGGGGGTTCTTCTTTTCCCACATTGGTTGGCTGCTGGTTCGCAAACATCCTGATGTCATTGAAAAGGGCAGAAAACTGGAGCTGTCAGACCTGAAGGCAGATAAAGTGGTTATGTTTCAAAGACG GCACTACAAACTGTCTGTGGTGATTCTTTGCTTCCTGGTGCCCACGTTGGTGCCCTGGTACTTCTGGGGTGAATCCTTGGGTGTGGGATACTTTATCCCTGGGCTCCTGAGGTATGCTGTGATTCTCAATGCCACCTGGCTGGTCAACAGTGCTGCGCACATGTGGGGCAACAGGCCTTATGACAAGACCATTAACCCGAGGGAAAACCGGCTGGTGGCTTTCAGTGCCATAG gggaaGGCTTCCACAACTACCATCACACATTCCCCTTTGACTACGCCACCAGTGAGTTTGGCTGCAAGCTCAATCTCACTACTGCCTTTATAGACTTCATGTGCTTCCTGGGTTTGGCCAAGGACCGCAAGAGGGTGATGAAAGAAACCATCACTGCCCGCGTACAACGAACCGGCGACGGCAGCTACAAAAGTGGCTGA